CGGTGTGTGTTGCGAGAGAGGGCGCGGTGGCGTTGAGGTCTAGATAGTAGATTGGGTTATCTCTTGTGTTGGGTGTTTGCTCGTGCACGCGCTGTGCGGTTGTGAGCGCGTCTTTGGGTGGTACTATGGAGAGGATGACCGCAGAGAGAGAAGCTAGTTCTTTGATTGAGGAGAGGAGCTCAATATTGATTGACTGGGCACGATCTCTGGTGGATTTACTGAATATTTGAATGTGGTTAGGTACATAGCTCTGTTTTGATCCATGAAAGAAGGCTTGCCTTCGATCTTCTGCATAGGTTACGACGCGGTAACCATggctgatgaggaggttCGCGATGCCTAGGCCCATCTCAccgatggagaggatgccGACTACGGGTTGTGCGCCAGCCATTATCAGTGAGTATTGCAATCGAGATATGTAAAATAAATTTGATATGAAGGGTATTTCCAGAGTCAGATGGTGTTTACTCAGTTGACGCTGACGCGGGGTTGATGCGGGGTCAGTTTTTGTATAGCGTCATATTATGTTATAGCAACACCAGTGCAATTCACTAGTCTATACGCATGAAGCTGTCAATGACAAAATCTGGATGCTAAACTTGATATTACCGCTCCTCTTCATCTAATCAATCATTTCACTTCACCTTAGGGCCCGTCAATCACGGCAAACCTAGGAAAGCAATCCGATGACTAGGCTCGGGGAGCTGGCGCGCGTTCGGTTGTAACATTCTATTATTCCCTTAAACCCGACCCTTGGATACAAGGCAGGTGCAATGGGCCGCCATTCACAGATATCTCAAAATAGAAAGAACGAGTGTCAAGCCGCCCTGTAAGCGGCGGTGGCCGAGTCACCAGTGCAGTCGGCAAAGTTTATAAAACGCAGAGGCATTCGATCCTGAAGATGCGTCTATGTATTAATCCATCCTAATGTCGTCTAGGAACCATTTAAATGTACAAAGAAGTAAAGCAACGCCATAAAAGAAGACAAATTTTTCCTTTTGACCAGCTAGATAGGCTTCAGTCGCCGATTTATCCAGTTATCACTCGTCGGGGAACGCCAACTTCTCGGGCCCGCTTCTCTCGAAAGTTGTGAAGGCGTTCTCCGATCAGGAAGAACTCGTCTCGGATGCTCACTTGCCATACTTCGACCTGGCGACAAACCAGGTAGAAGAACCAGACCATGAgtcccatcgccatcgtgaCCGGATACGCGTAGCGGTAGACCATTGGTTGTAGCTCGGGGCTGGCAGAGAATATTAACGAGTTCGATGCGAAGCCGAAGGATAGGGGTAATGTGACTGCAACTATGGCAAGAAGGGTAATTGGGAGGAGCAAAGCTCTAGTCGCGAGCTTGACGTTCGGCTTGAGCCAGCCATCACGGAAGAGACCGTTCAAGACTGCAGCTGGTCGGGACCTGGTATGCCACAGGGCTAGTTTTACTGCCATCTGAACGTAAAGCACGCCCAGGGCCCAATCTTGGACGAAATGGATAACGTGATCTTGTTCGCGGCCAAGGTATGTGTGGATCGGGACAAGAACGTAGAGCTCTATTGTAAGAGCAAAAACTGCCGGCAGGAATATCACGAATGCGGCACCAATGTAGAGAATTTGAAGACCACGGACTAGAACGCCCGCTGCTTCACGAGATGCTTCCAAGGGAGAGCGTAGGTACGGTCCGAGGCGGCCTGTCAGCGCACGGAAACAAGACCGACAAAATGCGAGAAGGCAGGCAACACCACAAGCAGCGCCCATGCCTACAGACAGGGCGTAAACGTCATTCACTGGCCGACCCGGGACGTAGAAAGACATAATCTTGCGGCCAATAACCAAAGGAACAATGGTGACGCCTACTCCCGTCGCAGCCGCAAACATCCAGATCAAGAAAATGAAAGCTGCAATTCTGGTTCTGAAGAACGGCGGGACATAAACCTTGGTAAATTGGTCATTTCCTCGGCCGTGAAGTCCTTGGTCATTTTCAGGCTTTCCGTCAACTCGTTCGTTCGTCTCAGTCACTTCCAAAAACACCGGGCTCCCCTTAGGGATGCGGACCTGGTCAGAAGCCGGGACCCTAACAAATTTTCCATCCACTTTGGGAAGGTTTTCCACATGTTTTTCATCAGCGTCGGATTGTTGATCCTCTCCAGTGGCAGTTGGTTCATCATTTGGCTTGCTGCCTAACAGCAAGCTCCACCAAACCTGTGGACGCCTCCCTTCTTCGTCAGTATGTCtctcgccgaagaagaaatctgACAAGCGTAAGAAGCGAGCACATTTCCGGAACCACCAACTGTACAAGTTGTGTAGCCCATCCGAGGGTTTGAAAGCTTGGATGGCCAAAGGAATGCCAAAGTTATAGAACAAGAGATCTGCTGGGAACTCGAGCACTGGTTCTTTGGATGACCAATGCGCCGGGAGGACGCCGTCGAAGCCGTAGTAAATGCCCCAAACAACTCCACCAAGGCAAACAATGACAAGAGCGCCATATACAAGCGCACTAAAGGCGATCTTGCGGAGTTGCGTAGTGATGTTCCGCTCGAGTACGTCACGCACAGGGTGGAAAGTAGGGTCATCAGGGTCACGAATAAAATCTAGGGAAGTCAGCAAATATCGTGAATACTGTCTGGTGTGAGAGCTTACAGAGGACACCGCTTCTCATAGTCTTCCTGCACATGGAGACAAAGAGAGCAAAGTGGAACATATAACAAGTTCCAATAAACCAATGGACGAAGAGGGAGGTGAGCGGGTATGTCGATGTAAAGAGACTTCGAGATGAAAATGTAGCATTTTCGAAAAGAGGTAGTAATGCTATATCGAGCAAAGCCCCACAATATAGTGGAAAGACTATCATCTCAATGCCGATGATTAGAATGACCTTCATGACCCCGCCGGCTTGGTGAAGCCCTTCTGCAACCATGCCCTCAACCCTTTGCCCTCGGTCGGTTCCAGAGACAAATCGGGCCACTCTAAGATAAACCAAACCCACGATTGAAGCGAGAAGGTAACCCATAAAGATAGCGATCGTGCGATCCTTTGTGTCCCAGACTACCAAATTGTAGTCGATTGTTCCATTCGTGGTAAGCCCAGTCACATGCGGGCTAGCCCAAGCCGCTGGAGCCGAGAAAAATCGAGTATATATGTCGTAGCCGGCATCATAAACCTCGTCCCGAGCCGAAGTGAGTCCATCACCGACACTTGCCGTATCGTAGCTGAACGAGATGACCTTGGACAATGAAAGCGACCCAATCTGCAGGGGAATGTCATGAAGAATGAACTTCCCCAGCAAGAAGACTATGTGGATCAGCGAGGCAATTCGCGCTTCATGAATCTTCAAGGCTTGATGTGAAAGGACAGAGAACATGGGGACATCGGCCTCgtggaagacaaagaaagtATTCATCACACTGCCCAGTCTCTGACTGCTGGCATCAATGAGCGATAGCGACGCACTGGTTATGGGCTTAGTCCACTCTGTCAATGGGACAAGAGTTGCAAAAGGACTAAGAAGCAGCTTGCTGATTAAACTTGTCCAGTACATGACATAGCCCAAACTACCAATAAGGGTGTCGAGGACCACGTCCGCAAAGACTGACACCGCCGTCATAGGAACACCAACGACGAATTGCACAGGATTCGCTAAAAGGACAAGTGCGATCTTTCCGGCAAGGTAAGGAAGCCAGATTCCCGCGGCTACGGTAAAGGAGATCAGTAGGGCGCAGAAAACACCGTTCTGTAATAAACCAAAAATCGGACCCTGCATGCCGATAAGTTCCAAAATTCCCTCGAGATCATCAGCTTCTTCAATCGCATCAAAATCATTCGGGTCAACGCCCATATCGGGGAAGGCAGCGTTATCTGCGGCGATACCATCGGCATCGAAGTTGCCATCGTCGGCTTCGTGCTCCAATGGTCCTTCAAGAGCAGGTTCGTCCGCcacctcctcgtccacatCTGGCTGGGGTGCCTGGTTCGAATCTTCTGGGATGACGTCGGCCCAGAACCAATCGAGCACTCTCTTGGTCATGCCCTGAGGATGTTCGGCAGCGTTCGGAGAGGTTTCCGGCGGAGGCTGTGTATCTTCAGCCGAATCAGCATCCGCAACTGCGGTGTCCGAGCCAGCTATTCCACTGTCCACGCTATTTTCCACTGTTTCATGGCTCGGTTCTGGCTCTCGTTCCCGGGCTTCAGCTTCCAGGTTGCCAGATCTGGAAGCCGGTATCTGCTGGGTTCGAATTTCTGGGTTAAAAGACATGTTTCTACCGGCGGATCCACCGAAGAACGCGTTGGAACTGTCGGCTTCGGTATTATTGGGCACACGCCAGCTTTGCGAAGAGGCTTCTGGAGGCGGCGTGAAAGCGTCATCGGCCTCCGCGTCCCCGTCTGTGTTTACGGTAAAATCAGAAAGGCGAGATCGTGGAAAGTTATTAGACAATTGCGTATGTCTATTAATAGCATTAACATGCCAGGCAAGTTCTGCATAACGAGGGTCTTCACGAACAAGTCTTAACATTTGCTGAGAATCACCCTGAGTACGGCGCCAGAGCTCCATGTACAGCTCCATATTGACAGTAGGTCGTTGCTGGTTCATTTGTGGTGTTTGCCGAGCGACTGGAACTTCGAAATTAAACCCATCATTGCTCTCAAGATTCCGACGAATCGGAGGTGTGACAGGCCCTTCCGCGAGCAAATTCCGTATATTCGGGGGTGCCTCAAACCGCAAAGGCCCACGGGGAGGCAGTTCAAGTCCGACACCTGGTCTCGGTAACTCGGTACTTCTCGAGTTATCCTCAGCAACATCGTTGGCGTGAATCTCACTTTCCTCGTATTGTGGGATATCTGGTTCCGGTAACTCTTCGCGGGGAGCAGGCTCGTACTGACGCTCATGCTCAAGTTCATGTTCGGGTTCCGGCTCGGGCTCTGGCTCGGGAGCTTCAGCATGAGGGGGAGGGCGGTTATTTGCTATTAATTGATCCGCAGCCTCACGCTCTCCCTCAGCAATATTGTCcagaggttgttgttgaacAACCCATTCGCGGATAAggaatataagaataaacgAGATAACGACAAGCAAGGTAATGAGCTGGCCTTCTAGTGTGTCAAGAAGGATATTATTAATTGTCGGTGACGGAGTCAACGAGTTTAGGAACTTGACGTCCGAAAGCCAGGACGGTCGGCGTTTGTACGGAAGTGTTGTTACGTTTGAATGGGTAGATCCAAAACTCGATGACATCGCGGGAAAGAACAGCGTAGAAAAGGCCTTTTTCATAAGTTTGAGTAGTATAGGTTCACCTGAAGAGAAACCGAACATTGACGCGGCAGGATCCAGTGGGGATTGTGCCACAATCGAACTGGTTTCAACAGCCAGAGAGCTTGTCGTTAATGTTGCACCATCAATCGGCGCAGACACATTATTTCCTTGATAGCTTTTCTGAGGAACACCATCTGACCACCGACCATCAGCGAGCCAGAACAACGCCCTCCAGATGGCCCTCATCGACCATGGCAGCCATCCAAGCCAGACAAACGCCACGAGGACCCAGCGCAACCATGTAATAACAGTCCGGAGCGAATGTATGGACAGTTGTTTCATAAACAAGAGCGTCGGCAAGCTATCGGGCATATCCGGGTCGTATACTTTTGTAAAGTGGAACGGAGTCTTGCACAGCTCACAGTGCTTCTTCTGGGAATGAGCTAACCATTGCACGAGGCAAGGTTGGTGCACGAACCTTATACTACCGCTACATTTGCAGGGATAGTATAGTTGGTCCTGGTCCGTAGCTTCTCCGCGACAGATTCGACAGGTATCCGGTTCTTCGTATTCCCTCTCCTTCCCTTTTCTATTTGTATCAAAGGCAGGGTCGTTCATTATATCGTGAAAGCTCGAGGAGCCCGCAAACTCGTGGGGGAAGCGCCCCGGGAAATCCATCTTCGTGGCAGGATATGAGCGTCGTCGCCCTCAGTAACAGTAGGCAAAGCTACTTTCGGTTACCATGTTTCGGAGAGGAAATATTTGGACCGGGCAATGACGCAAGAATCGACGGTTTGGTGCGAGGGGGTAGGGAATCGCAGCAGAGCGCAGGCCCGGTGAACAGGGAGGTCTGGGAGGTTGACGCTCGAGATTGCGCTGCTAATATTCACAACAGCCTGTGGCGAGAGCAACCGTCATAAATATGCCAGACAATCTGAGACCGCGAGTGGGAGAGAATGATGATTCAGCAGGGCCTCCACCCGTTTCAGGCGGCCAATTGTCACGTGAACACCTGCTTCACTTGGCTGCCTGCCAAGAACTCACTACTCTATAGCAGAAATAAACAAATTTGACATTATGAGGCCTTTCACTTGGTGATCTTCACTTTTGAATACTCCGGTTGCTGGGGTATGTCTTGTGGAGTTTAACCTTCCAGAGGCGGCGCATTGATACTATATCAGCCAGAATGCGATGTCCCCCGGGCTATCAAACACTAGTCCTGGGAACTAAAACTTCCAAAACTTCAGATATACCTagagctgctgctcttctgAGAGATTGAGATAATGTTCTATATGGAGCGCTTGTTTCATCGGCGACTGGCTATTCCACCCGGCTATCGCCGTTCCGAAGTGGCTCACTAGGAAGCATTACAAGGCATGTCCCGAACCTAGTCTCAATTTCCAGAAGTACAAGTGCTAAAttgtggttttcttttcttgaagAAAATACTATCCGTCCTTGCGGTGTACACCATGTCTTTCTGCCTCACTCCATATATATCTGACTTCTACTGGCCCCGGACTTGGGGTCTCGGAGAAATAGCCCGATTATTGAGCCTACCCTTATTCCCAAGGCCTCGACACATCGGTGCGTGTAATAAGCACTACTTATTCTCTTGTTAATATGAATAAAATGCCTGTGAAATGACCTCTGGCGCTTGTGTTTAGGTTCTGATGGAAGGAGATGCAGCCACTACACTTTCCTCACTAACCCCCAGCGCCAAACAATTGTTATTTTGGATGAAAATGGCTCCAGGACACTTTATCACGCCTTACTCGGACAATTTGATCTACGTATTCTTTTTAAACTGTTTCCGTTGAAGACAGGAATATCTGCGCGTCCATGATTGGTCTTCAAATGTGACACAGATAGCCAACTCCCGACGGTGGGCTTTTCTCGCCTCCCGATTTCTTCGTGCCACCCAAACTCTTGAACTTTGAAATCCTCCCATAACGCTATCCATGTTGTCTTGGTACCCAAATGACGTTCACGCATGGCTCCTACACGGTCGCCTGGGTGTGCGCCTTACCCTTGGAATTGGCCGCCGCGAAAGCAGTACTGGATGAGCTTCACCCTTTACTTCCTCAGCCTGAAGCTGATCAGAATGTCTACACACTTGGGAGCGTCAGTGGCCATAATATAGTGCTGGCCTGCCTCCCTGCTGGTATCTATGGGACAATATCTGCAACTGCTGTGGTGTCACACCTGATGTCAACGTACCCAAATATCCGATTTGGGTTAATGGTCGGTATTGGAGGAGGGGTCCCGAGCGAGAATCCTGATATACGCCTTGGTGATATTGTGGTCAGCAAACCTACCGATACGTCAAGTGGTGTTATTCAGTATGACTATGGCAAAGCACTTCAAAATGGGCACTTTTACCCTACAGGATTTCTCCAGAAGCCACCGCCTTTATTACTAAAGGCAGTTGCTCAGACAGAGAGTGACTATATCCTCGGGGAATCCCCCTTCGGCGAAATTATGAGCAGGCCTAGTAACCTTCAAAAAGAGGAAGCACGGAGACTATTTCGACGCCCATCCAATGACAAGCTGTTTCATCCAACGTACAATCATGTAGGTGATTGGTCCAGCTGTACAGAATGTGACCAGAGCCAGCTAATGGCTCGCCCGGGGAGGTTAACTAAGGAGCCTCGTGTCCACTATGGTTTGATCGCTTCTGGAAACCAGGTTATGAGGGATGCTAAAACACGGGACTTAATTGCACAAGGACGGGGCATACTCTGCTTTGAAATGGAAGCTGCTGGGCTCATGGATATAGTTCCATCACTTATCATACGAGGCATCTGTGATTATTGCGACTCTCATAAACATAAAGAGTGGCAAGGATACGCTGCATTTGCGGCGGCCGCCTACGCAAAGACTGTGCTTATTCAGATTCCTCTACAAGAGCAAGGCCAACAGACTGCCGACTTGACAGAATCGGTATCTAAACAGCGTCACTGGATGGTCCCTTTCTATAGAAATCCCAGGTTTGTCGGTCgagaggaggaaattgcCACAATTGAGGAATTTTTCAAAAATGGACAACCCAAGGTCGCTATTGGTGGGCTAGGCGGGGTGGGAAAAACCCAGATTGCAATTGAATTCGCTTATCGCCTACGCGAGAGGAAACCCGCATGTTAAATATATTGGATCCCGTGTACAAGCTACGCGAGTGTTGAACAAGCCTATACGGATATTGCTCAAGCAATCGGGCTACAAGTCAAGACAGCCGAGGTAAAGGAGCATGTCAAGGTCTATCTAAGCAAAAGTAGCCAAAACTGGCTTCTCATCCTCGATAATGCGGATGACATGAACATGTGGTGTGGAGGCAGCGCTGTCTCGGCAGAGCTAACAGACTTCTTGCCTCGATGCGAGAACGGCTGTATCCTATTCACCACTCGCAGCCGAAGGCTGGCTGTGAAGCTAGCATCGTCTTCAGTAGTCAATATTTTTGAACCTGATACCGAGACTGGGGTGAAGATCTTTGAAAAGACACTAATCGGACAAGGTCTGCTTGATGACAAGGAGGTAGCAATTACTCTGCTGGAACAGCTAGCATTCCTCCCGTTAGCAATTACCCAGGCAGCAGCATATATCAACTCCAATAGCCTTGAGATTTCCGATTACAGCGCGCTTTTGCAGGAGCAAGAGCCGGAAGTCATCGAGTTACTCAGCGAAGACCTTGGAAATAGAGACGAAGGGCGGTATAAAGATGTTCAGAGCCCAGTTGCTACCACCTGGTTAATCTCCTTTCAACAGATTCAGCAATTGAATCCACTCGCAGCAGAATATCTATGCTTTATGGCGTGTATAAACCCACGTGAGATTCCGCAAGCTTTACTTCCCGAGGCTGCctccaggaagaagagggcTGACGCAGTTGGGCTTCTTAAGGCCTTCTCCTTTGTTAGTGAACAAATTAAAGGCCATACTCTAAGTCTCCATCGGCTTGTCCACCTATCTACCCGGAATTGGAtgagaaagcagcagcagtttAGTCTGCATGTACGCAAGACAGCCATCCACTTTCTCCAGGTTTTCCCAAATGATGATTACAAAAACAAAAGTATTTGGAGATATTACCTACCTCATGCTCTCACACTGTCTGGTGAGGGGGATTTTCAAAAAGAGCGCGAAAGGTACATAAAATTACTTCGAAATATGGCAAGATGTCTACGGGCAGAGGGAAGATACAACGAAGCCGCTGTGTTATTTGAGGATATTGTGGAGTTGAAAAGGAGACGAATAAGCGCCTCGCGTCACTCTCTATCGGATAGCATGTCCGAACTAGCATTTACATACTGGAATCAAGGCCAGTGGAGGGACgcagaagagctggaaaaaCAGACCATGGAAATCTGCAAGCAAGCGCTAGGTTTAGAGCATCCTAATACTCTAACTAGCATAGCTAACCTAGCATGCACATACAGATGTCAGGGGCAATATAAAAAGGCCGAGGACCTGGAAAAACAGACTATGGAAATCTGCAATGAAGTGCTAGGTCCAAACCACTCTAATACTCTGGTTACTATGGTCAACCTAGCATGCACATACAGATACCAGGCACAGTataaagaagcaaaagagcTGGAAGAACATGTCCTATGGACCCGCAAGCAAGTACTTGGACCGGACCACCCTGATACTCTGGCTATCATGACCAATGTGGCTTGCACATACAGATGCCAGGGGCAATAcaaggaagcagaagagttGGAAGTCCAGATTCTGAGGGCCTGCAAGCAAGCACTAGGACCAGACCACCCCGATACTTTAGGTAAAATGGTCAACCTGGCATGCACATATAAATGTCACAGACGATACAAGGAGGCAGATAAGCTAGAGTCAGAAGTCCTACAGACCTCCAAGCAAGTTCTAGGCACAGAGCATCCTGATACCTTGACGGTCATGGCCAACCTGGCGAGCACATATCAATACCAAAAGCAATACACGTCAGCAGAAGAGCTGGGGGCACAGATCCTACAGGCCCGCAAACGAGTGCTAGGGCCAGAACATCCCTCCACTCTAAGCAGCATGGCTAGTCTGGCCTATACCTGGCATTTACAAAACAAGACTCACGATGCCCTGACATTAATGAAGGGATGCGTCACTCTTCGGAGCAGAATTCTGGGCTCTTCTCACCCTCTTACGCAATTGTCGTCTCACTCACTCAGAGcttgggaagaagaagaagtcaaaTAACCGGTGAACTGTCTCAAGTCACTGCGAGCTGATTCCATTCGTGGACGAGACGGCCGTCCCCTGTGGTTGGTTTATCGTCTGCAATAGTGTTGGTTGCGGGACATTCTCACTCCTTTGTGATGCTATGACTTTCTCTATATCCAGCCTTACAGGATCAATAATCAAGGTTAACTATCATAAAAGTCATCTCCGAGGCATGCTCCGTGGCTATTGAAAGCTATCGCCGACTCGGTTCCCTACCCTCGGAGACACTGAACAGACCCTTTACTCGAGTTCTTTTCCGACCTGTTCGACTCACTTCCGATAGCATACCTCCTAGTTTCGTCTTTTCCTACTTTTGCATGGTTTACCGTCTGAACGATACAGACCACTGGCGTTGTATGGGATCTTGGCAGTGTAGCTGAAACGACCGGGGCTGTTATGGGACTTAAGGAGGACTGTTTTGGACGGATGGCAATATCATGGGCTCGCATGAGCCGTGGATCTGtttgaggagtttgagggCGTTGGATATTGGGTGTCGACGACTA
This region of Aspergillus puulaauensis MK2 DNA, chromosome 5, nearly complete sequence genomic DNA includes:
- a CDS encoding E3 ubiquitin-protein ligase SSM4 (BUSCO:EOG09260DFJ;~COG:O;~EggNog:ENOG410PHMD;~InterPro:IPR013083,IPR011016;~PFAM:PF12906;~TransMembrane:17 (o124-143i283-302o731-752i759-783o789-809i871-888o970-989i1019-1046o1066-1084i1125-1148o1168-1186i1327-1350o1370-1389i1424-1449o1469-1485i1514-1535o1555-1574i);~go_function: GO:0008270 - zinc ion binding [Evidence IEA]); its protein translation is MDFPGRFPHEFAGSSSFHDIMNDPAFDTNRKGKEREYEEPDTCRICRGEATDQDQLYYPCKCSGSIRFVHQPCLVQWLAHSQKKHCELCKTPFHFTKVYDPDMPDSLPTLLFMKQLSIHSLRTVITWLRWVLVAFVWLGWLPWSMRAIWRALFWLADGRWSDGVPQKSYQGNNVSAPIDGATLTTSSLAVETSSIVAQSPLDPAASMFGFSSGEPILLKLMKKAFSTLFFPAMSSSFGSTHSNVTTLPYKRRPSWLSDVKFLNSLTPSPTINNILLDTLEGQLITLLVVISFILIFLIREWVVQQQPLDNIAEGEREAADQLIANNRPPPHAEAPEPEPEPEPEHELEHERQYEPAPREELPEPDIPQYEESEIHANDVAEDNSRSTELPRPGVGLELPPRGPLRFEAPPNIRNLLAEGPVTPPIRRNLESNDGFNFEVPVARQTPQMNQQRPTVNMELYMELWRRTQGDSQQMLRLVREDPRYAELAWHVNAINRHTQLSNNFPRSRLSDFTVNTDGDAEADDAFTPPPEASSQSWRVPNNTEADSSNAFFGGSAGRNMSFNPEIRTQQIPASRSGNLEAEAREREPEPSHETVENSVDSGIAGSDTAVADADSAEDTQPPPETSPNAAEHPQGMTKRVLDWFWADVIPEDSNQAPQPDVDEEVADEPALEGPLEHEADDGNFDADGIAADNAAFPDMGVDPNDFDAIEEADDLEGILELIGMQGPIFGLLQNGVFCALLISFTVAAGIWLPYLAGKIALVLLANPVQFVVGVPMTAVSVFADVVLDTLIGSLGYVMYWTSLISKLLLSPFATLVPLTEWTKPITSASLSLIDASSQRLGSVMNTFFVFHEADVPMFSVLSHQALKIHEARIASLIHIVFLLGKFILHDIPLQIGSLSLSKVISFSYDTASVGDGLTSARDEVYDAGYDIYTRFFSAPAAWASPHVTGLTTNGTIDYNLVVWDTKDRTIAIFMGYLLASIVGLVYLRVARFVSGTDRGQRVEGMVAEGLHQAGGVMKVILIIGIEMIVFPLYCGALLDIALLPLFENATFSSRSLFTSTYPLTSLFVHWFIGTCYMFHFALFVSMCRKTMRSGVLYFIRDPDDPTFHPVRDVLERNITTQLRKIAFSALVYGALVIVCLGGVVWGIYYGFDGVLPAHWSSKEPVLEFPADLLFYNFGIPLAIQAFKPSDGLHNLYSWWFRKCARFLRLSDFFFGERHTDEEGRRPQVWWSLLLGSKPNDEPTATGEDQQSDADEKHVENLPKVDGKFVRVPASDQVRIPKGSPVFLEVTETNERVDGKPENDQGLHGRGNDQFTKVYVPPFFRTRIAAFIFLIWMFAAATGVGVTIVPLVIGRKIMSFYVPGRPVNDVYALSVGMGAACGVACLLAFCRSCFRALTGRLGPYLRSPLEASREAAGVLVRGLQILYIGAAFVIFLPAVFALTIELYVLVPIHTYLGREQDHVIHFVQDWALGVLYVQMAVKLALWHTRSRPAAVLNGLFRDGWLKPNVKLATRALLLPITLLAIVAVTLPLSFGFASNSLIFSASPELQPMVYRYAYPVTMAMGLMVWFFYLVCRQVEVWQVSIRDEFFLIGERLHNFREKRAREVGVPRRVITG
- a CDS encoding uncharacterized protein (COG:Z;~EggNog:ENOG410QEDU;~InterPro:IPR000845,IPR027417,IPR035994;~PFAM:PF01048;~SECRETED:SignalP(1-25);~go_function: GO:0003824 - catalytic activity [Evidence IEA];~go_process: GO:0009116 - nucleoside metabolic process [Evidence IEA]), with amino-acid sequence MTFTHGSYTVAWVCALPLELAAAKAVLDELHPLLPQPEADQNVYTLGSVSGHNIVLACLPAGIYGTISATAVVSHLMSTYPNIRFGLMVGIGGGVPSENPDIRLGDIVVSKPTDTSSGVIQYDYGKALQNGHFYPTGFLQKPPPLLLKAVAQTESDYILGESPFGEIMSRPSNLQKEEARRLFRRPSNDKLFHPTYNHVGDWSSCTECDQSQLMARPGRLTKEPRVHYGLIASGNQVMRDAKTRDLIAQGRGILCFEMEAAGLMDIVPSLIIRGICDYCDSHKHKEWQGYAAFAAAAYAKTVLIQIPLQEQGQQTADLTESVSKQRHWMVPFYRNPRFVGREEEIATIEEFFKNGQPKVAIGGLGGVGKTQIAIEFAYRLRERKPAC
- a CDS encoding uncharacterized protein (COG:Z;~EggNog:ENOG410Q1N0;~InterPro:IPR011990,IPR019734,IPR000718,IPR002151;~PFAM:PF13374,PF13176,PF13424;~go_component: GO:0005871 - kinesin complex [Evidence IEA];~go_function: GO:0004222 - metalloendopeptidase activity [Evidence IEA];~go_function: GO:0005515 - protein binding [Evidence IEA];~go_process: GO:0006508 - proteolysis [Evidence IEA]) yields the protein MNMWCGGSAVSAELTDFLPRCENGCILFTTRSRRLAVKLASSSVVNIFEPDTETGVKIFEKTLIGQGLLDDKEVAITLLEQLAFLPLAITQAAAYINSNSLEISDYSALLQEQEPEVIELLSEDLGNRDEGRYKDVQSPVATTWLISFQQIQQLNPLAAEYLCFMACINPREIPQALLPEAASRKKRADAVGLLKAFSFVSEQIKGHTLSLHRLVHLSTRNWMRKQQQFSLHVRKTAIHFLQVFPNDDYKNKSIWRYYLPHALTLSGEGDFQKERERYIKLLRNMARCLRAEGRYNEAAVLFEDIVELKRRRISASRHSLSDSMSELAFTYWNQGQWRDAEELEKQTMEICKQALGLEHPNTLTSIANLACTYRCQGQYKKAEDLEKQTMEICNEVLGPNHSNTLVTMVNLACTYRYQAQYKEAKELEEHVLWTRKQVLGPDHPDTLAIMTNVACTYRCQGQYKEAEELEVQILRACKQALGPDHPDTLGKMVNLACTYKCHRRYKEADKLESEVLQTSKQVLGTEHPDTLTVMANLASTYQYQKQYTSAEELGAQILQARKRVLGPEHPSTLSSMASLAYTWHLQNKTHDALTLMKGCVTLRSRILGSSHPLTQLSSHSLRAWEEEEVK